From the Entomomonas sp. E2T0 genome, one window contains:
- the ubiE gene encoding bifunctional demethylmenaquinone methyltransferase/2-methoxy-6-polyprenyl-1,4-benzoquinol methylase UbiE translates to MTDSEKKQQQPEAITHFGYQDVPESQKSKKVAEVFHSVAAKYDIMNDLMSGGIHRLWKRFTIELSGVRTGNKVLDIAGGTGDLTRQFSRLVGPTGEVVLADINSSMLSVGRDKLMDKGTINNIRFVQADAEKLPFAENTFDCVTIAFGLRNVTHKEEALSSIFRVLKPGGRLLVLEFSKPTNDLFSKVYDAYSFTLLPLMGKLIANDSESYKYLAESIRMHPDQETLKAMMQVAGFNPVTYHNMTGGIVALHKGIKP, encoded by the coding sequence ATGACTGATTCAGAAAAGAAACAACAGCAACCTGAAGCAATTACTCACTTTGGTTACCAAGATGTACCCGAAAGCCAAAAATCTAAAAAAGTAGCAGAGGTTTTTCACTCTGTTGCTGCTAAATATGACATTATGAATGATTTAATGTCTGGCGGCATTCATCGTTTATGGAAACGTTTCACCATAGAGCTTTCAGGTGTTAGAACTGGTAATAAAGTACTGGATATTGCTGGTGGTACTGGTGACTTAACTCGTCAATTTTCTCGTCTCGTAGGCCCTACTGGTGAAGTTGTATTAGCCGATATTAATTCATCTATGTTGAGTGTCGGTCGTGATAAGCTCATGGACAAAGGCACTATCAATAATATTCGCTTTGTACAAGCAGATGCTGAGAAGCTTCCTTTTGCTGAAAATACTTTTGATTGTGTCACTATCGCTTTTGGCTTACGTAATGTTACCCATAAAGAAGAAGCCTTAAGCTCTATTTTTAGAGTATTAAAACCAGGTGGCAGATTATTAGTATTAGAGTTTTCTAAACCTACTAATGATCTTTTCTCTAAAGTATATGATGCATACTCTTTTACTTTACTACCATTAATGGGCAAATTAATTGCTAATGACTCAGAAAGCTATAAATACCTTGCAGAATCCATTCGGATGCACCCTGATCAAGAAACGTTAAAAGCAATGATGCAAGTGGCTGGCTTTAATCCTGTTACTTACCATAATATGACAGGTGGTATTGTTGCACTACATAAAGGAATTAAACCTTAA